Within Haematobia irritans isolate KBUSLIRL chromosome 2, ASM5000362v1, whole genome shotgun sequence, the genomic segment GTgtgtaaattcaaaattttcaaacgtTTGATAAATTTATTCCTATTTTAAGATCTAAAGGATATAAAAGACAAACATAATATCTAGATTGAAACACCAAATGGCACATCTGCTTAAAAACAATCGGAGTGTATTCCAGTAAATAGTTAAAACCATGTCTTTGGAGAAACAAAGACTATCCGACAGTTAAGTATAATTTTAAGATTACCAGGTGATACTGCAAAAATGAccgaaaatcaaataaaaacttcaaaacatttcaattttattctttattttatcatCTATAAATATACACATTTATATAATTTGGTTTCAACTTAttaataaattcatttttaaatttagatatttttcgttacatacatttatttgttttaattcttGAAATTGTTCCAATATTAATATCAAATTTGAGTGCAAAAAAGATAAGTATAAATAGTTGTGGGTGTTTGGttgtgtttttgtgttttttgttatcCTCTTTTTAAAGCATTTCAACGAACGTATATTTATTTAGATAATAATAATAGATCATCAATCATTTAAAGATTGTTtgggttttttttacatatttatataaaaaaatatcctttttgtTTATTAAGAATAACTTAAGAATTAAAAACGATATTTtcaattagttttattttttaatgagaaaaaaaatgcaagattttatgtaaaaattcaACTAAAACTAATCACATAACGATGTACAAATTAAAATAGATTTGGTAAATTATACAATAGAAGAAAACTTATGGTTATTAGATGAGTAGGTTAttggtttgtttttgttgttttaacacATTTGTCTAATGTGAAAAATTAAGCAAAACCACAAATTAATGGAATgatttttcttttagtttttattattattattatactacTAATGTCTATATTCGAAATAGAAAATCGTTACCGATTGCTTATCACCCAAATTGTTGGAaggctgaaattttgttttggacCTACTATTTTAAACCTCCAAAACAATTTGGGCAAGATGCAATCAAGTAAATCAATTTGGTATCacgtttttataatttgtaattcttATCAATATTCACTCGTGGTGGTAATGATGGTGAAGGTGGTGCTATAATGAAATGAATGGTCTAGGTAGGGGAGAACGACGATTAAATGCTGGTAAATAAAGTGCAATAGATTTTTCTAACAAATACAACTGAGTGAATAGCAATTGCTTCCTTACAAGTGATGTTCAATAACAAGATGTGCGTCTATTTCCTATGATGAATGGTACAACATCCTTTTTACCagcttgtagttttttttttcaagttttacTTTTCTTGGACGTTTCTCTTTTGCATTTACAATGTTGTAACATTGTCGTCACAATTAATGTATGATACTATGAATGATAGTTTCTATTTTACTTAATGATTTCTCCTCCACCAGGAACGTACGATGGTTGCCTTCAACTGTTAGCACATTCACTGTTTTCTTGCAGACCTATTTGGTTGGGGaaagaaaagcaaataaaaGAATTTAGTGTGGGACGAAATACATTTTAGATATAAAACAATGGAAatcttatatacaaataaataagaaGCTTCTTTATAGAGTTGgatggaaaaattaaagttgaaaaaaaatatttaaaatcacattttattaatttttaaaaagataattttgtaaaaactcgatattgatttttttaatatattcggAAGAGGAGGGTGGGCAAAAGTCGCAGAGAACTACTTTTGACACATCAGCTGCGCAGGACCCAATATTTCAAACTCAATTAGATTCACATTGCAATGACACTTCTTGTAGCTGAAAGGTTTTATTACACCACTGTTCAGTCGAAgcacgaccttttgtatgcaagacgggcatgctaaccattgcaccacggtggctccctaaactCTTTGCCTACCCTGTATATACTCTGAACAACTTAAGtgcagttttctataaaaatttcaccatgattaaattaaattttctaccgaaatatccaattcagcatggctgaattatttttttaagagaaattttcaattccactaTGCTGACtagattattttatttaaaaaaatcatttcggTGAGGGtgaattataatttataataaatatgcAATTCAAAGTGAATGAATTAAGCATAAGTTAATATGGGATATTTAGAAAAAGGCTTCAATTTAGCATagatgaattaaaatttctatgggaaagttCTCAAACATTGTGGTTGACGTTCCGTCTTGCATGCAAACGgttgattttatttgtatcaaaGAAGTTTCCTATTTATTCGAATGACCCTATCTATTCgatttgataaaatacttttgCAACTTACCTCATTGAGACCATAGTCTTCTTctaatttggcataattttcagtTGGCTTAACTAATGATACATTGCAGGATACTTTGGTTGTGGGAACGTATTTATCGGCAGCCAAGAGCTTTTTGTAGAATGACGTCGCTGCTTGTTTAACCTGCAATTGTAAGTAGAGAAGCAAATTAGTTTTAATGTTCCCATGGTTAGTAGGAATCATCATGTAAACTCACCAAATCTGCAGGTTGATTAATTTCAGCCGATACAATTTCCGCACACTTCGCCACTTTACCCTCCCAACTGGGTACAGTCAAGAGAATTTTGCTCACCACACTATAATCGATATTGGCCACCACCATACCAAAGTAGGCTAAACCATAGGCTTCATTTTGATCTTCGGATGTATTGAGACGTTGTTTGAAGGTCGTTGTATACCAATTGACATATTTGGGGGCACCATCCAACATCACTAGCTTGGCTTCGTCTTTCGCTTTTTCCAATTGCAATACCATTACATAGGCAACCAATGCTCCAAATGAGTAGCCGGCAATGGCATAAGGACCCTTGGGTTGCACGGAGCGTACATGTTTCAAATAGAAACTGGCCAACGAGTCAATGGAATCCAGATTAGCATCGGCTGTACATTGTAGGCCATAAACGGGACAATCGATACGTGCGGCCAGTTGTTTAAGGGCATCGGCAAATCCTTCAATGGGTGAGATAAAGAATAGAGGACTCTTCTTGCTGTCCATGGGAGCAGCTGATGGTAAGCGTACAATGGGTAAAGTTGGCATCAATTCGGTGGAGAATACAACTTGTGTGCCATCGCCAAAAGCTGCTGTTGGACTTGGGCTTCTACGTACGGGTGAGGCGGGTCTTGTTGTTTCAGCTCCAGCGGCTTCAGCACCACCACTGAGTTCCTTCAATTGACCGAATGACAATTGACGGATTTCCTGGGCTGACATTATGATGTCAAAGTTACGTTCCAGGGTTTGTTTAATTTCGGCACCCATCAAAGAGTCCATACCCAAATCGGCCAATGAGGTTGCGTCTTGTACGTTTTTAGTGTCACGCAGACCCAAAATGTTAGCCACACAGGCAACCAAGCTAACACCGCCTGATTGGTCAGACTTACGTTTCTCAGCCACAACCATTGAGGCCAAGACTGGATGAGGTTGTTGCAGGAACAAGTCGATTGTTTGCAAGCACGAGGCCATTCTTTGAGGCAAAGTTCCACCAATAACTGTGTCATTGTCTCCGAGATTTTCAATAACGAGACCAGTATCACCAATAGCTCCCCATTGTATGGATAGACCAGGGAATCCACTAACTTGACGCATTTCACATATACGCTCCATAGCTGAATTTGCAAGACCATAATTAGTCTGGCCAATATTACCGCGACCGCACGATACACTGGAGAAACAGATGAAATAGTCCAATTCGGAACACAAGGTGCGAGAGTATTGGTCCAAAAATTTGGTGCCCTGAACCTTTGATTCGCACACAGTTTGGTAATCTTTCACAGTTTGATCTTCCATAAGACCATCCCTTAGAACAGCAGCCAAATTGAAAATGCCTCCAACAAGGGCTAGTTTATTGGCGTTCTCCAATAATTGTTGACATCCCTTGGCGGTAGTAACATCGCTGGTGTCAATGGATACTTTTACACCGCGTTCTTGCCATCTTCTGATCATCAGGGCTTGATAGCCAGTCTTAACACCTGACCTTGAGGTCAATACAATATATTTAGCACCACGGGATACTAACCAGTTGGTCAACTCTAAACCGAAACCACCAAGACCGCCTACGATGATGTAGCTCTTCTCGGGATGCATGTAAGTTCTGGGAATGGCATTCACTAGGCGCGGTGTTGGTTTCAGAACCTTGCGTCCCTCCTCTTCGTCCTTGACCTTTATCACAACTTTGCCAATATGTTTGCCAGATGCCATAAAACGGAAGGCCTGTTCCACCTGTTTGTCGTTAAAGACAGATGTGGGTAGTGGTCGAACTGCTCCAGACTTAATACCTTCAGCCACCAGAGAAACGACTTGGTTTTGCATTTCTTCTTCACCTTCCATAACAGAGTCCAACAAGATACCATGGAATGAGGTATTCTTCAAGAATACGGACATACCCAAAGGTGAGTTATTACTCAAATCAAATTTGCCAATCTCCAGGAAACGACCATTCAATCCCAGACAGCGTACAGAAGCCTGCAATTTTTCTTCGGCCAGAGAGTTCAATACCAAATCTACGCCCTTGCCTTGTGTTTGCCGCATGATCATTTGCTCGAAGGAACAATCACGGGAATTGCCAATATGTGAATCCTTCAATTGTGGGAATCTCTTCTTCAGGAATTCTCTCTTTTCAACACTACCGACAGTGGTGAATACCGTCAAACCATGGTGAAGAGCAATTGAAATGGCTGCTTGGCCAACACCACCTGAGCCAGCGTGAATCAAAACTTTTTCACCCTTCTTCATTTTTCCACGGACTACCAGAGCATAATAAACGGTGGCATAGACACAGGGTACCGTAGAGGCTTCCTCCATAGACCAGTTTGGTGGGATTTCCCACATCATATTTTTGCTGGCCACACAAGTTGTGGCCAATGATTTAGCTGGTACCATGGCCATTATACGGCGTCCCTTGGAATCACGTCCAGAGAATTCAAGACCCAAAACACAATCTTGTTGGGCCAAATCACCAGGCAAAGCATCAGCGGAAAGTTTTCCAGATGACAACATAACGTCGCGGAAGTTGACAGGAGCATAGTAGACACTGCACAAGTCCATGCTATCATCTAAAGCACTAGGATTCATTTGTGGGGCCTCAATCCATTTCAACGAggccaaatcaccctttaccaaaGCATTGACGTAGGCATGTTCAACTTGAAGAGTGGCAACATCGGTCTCTAGCTTAAGATGGCGGAATGAGCCCCAGACTCCTCCCTTAAGGACATTGTGGATCAAATCTTTACCCAGTTGCTGTGCATAAAAGCTGTTGGAGAGCGAGAATTTTTCGGCATTTGTGTCCTGGATGAAAATCATACGAGCCAATTTGCCACCATTTTCGTTCTTAATGCAGTTCATAAAGCCAACAGCTCCGAAAAGCTCTTCGCCTTGGCAAACAATGTATACGTAGCGTTCGATTTCCGCAGCCTTGGCCAAGGCCTCCTTGAGACGTTCCAGCCAGTCAAAGTTGTTTTCGGTAACTTGGATGACAAATGCATCTCGTTGTTTTACATCGACTTCCTTTCGTGCCATGACCAAGACACGAGAACCACCAATAACTTGTTCATTTACGACAATCAATCCGAATTGTTTCAACAATTTACGTCCCGACTTTTCGTAGGAAGCTAGAGTTTCTTCGAAAATCATAAAACCGTTCTCCTTGATGGTGTTCAAGCCATTCTCCAAAATCATTGTATCGGGTCGCGATAAAACATCCAAGGCATAAAGGAAATGACAGTTCTGCTCTACCGGTTCTTCGAGGATGTTTTTGGATACAATACGGACACCAGAATCGGAGCCCAATGTGGCGGTAATAGTGTCCTCATTGCCATTTGCGGTGACCACAGCTACATCAGCTGTAATAGTAGGTTCGGCTTCAATGATTTGTAAGAGTTTAGCGGCCATCAAAACATCAGGATTGCGTCCGTTATCCAATTCAACACCTTTAATTTTTATGGCACCCTGAGAATTTTCAATGACCATATGGAGAGCAACACTCAAGGCATGCAAGCGGGCCTTGTCTGAGTTCTCATGCAATTCTGATGTATTGTGGTAGGGCACGAAAGTGTAGCGCTCCAAAGTGGGAGGATTTTGTGATGCTGGACGTTTCTGGGCCAATGATGCCTTCAAGCCACGCATTTCCACACCACCACTCTTAATTACAGTAATATCATTGTACATATATACTGGTACACCCTTTTGAGCTTGTTCTTCGGTGCTCATTTTGGCCATTTCTTCCAAGTGTTTCAAGGGATTCAGAACAGCCTTTTCGATACGTGTGGGCAAATACAGTTCTCTCAAATCTTTGCTCAAGATACTGAATTGCAACATGGTGTCCATGAAACTAACCCAGTTGCCAATCCATTGCAGGTTACCGGCGCTTGAAGTAGTGTCGGACTTCACAATACCACGGAAGATGCCAGAGTAGTCATAACCACGAAGTCTAAGCTCCTTGTATACATCATTGGTGCTTAATTCCTTGACTTGGGTGTTGGCAGTCAAAGGATCCAAGGGAAGTTCCTCTTGTTGAATATTTTCAGGCAAAGAGATTTTGCCTGACACTGTTAGAGTTCCACCTTCACAAATTTCGAAATTACCAGTGCCATCAAAGAAGTTAATGCCAAACTTGACAACTCCCTCCTTGTTGAGAATGGTGGCACGATGGaatacaacattttccataatgaCGGGACATTTCTCAAATTCCATACCTTTCATTTTGGCGAAAGTCTTCCAAGCTAAGGTCATGTAGCCGGTAGCAGGGAACAGAATACGTCCATCGATGGTGTGACCTGCTAAATAGGCGTCTTCTTCGTTGGACAAGTCAATTTCGATTAATGTTTCACCGGAACTAGTTTCTTTTCCGTATTTAGGTACCATCCATCTCTGAGAATGATCCCAACCCACTTTGGAATTCAACATGGGTGTGCCACGTCCAACGGGATATGAAATTGGTTTGAATAAGGTCAAAATCTGGGGTTGGGCGCCGCCGGCATACAGCTTGCCAATGTTCATCAGTAAGAATTCTACATTGTTTTCATGTCCTCTCTTCACCAAACTAATGTTGGTAGCTTCTGAGCCCAAGACTCTCTTAAGAATGGCTTGCAAAAGACCAGTGGGAGCAACCTCGATAGCAATAGCATTCTTGGGAATATGTTGAAGTCCTTCATAGAATAGTACGGGCGAAAGCAAATTATTCACATGATAAGCAGCTGATGATTGCTTGGCGACTGGGGTATTCCAAGCAGATTCTGGAATGCTGGTACTAATCCATCTTGGAGTACGGTTTTTAGCATTGGgaataattttctccaaactCTTGCGAAGTTTTGGTCCGGCTTCTGCAATATATTTGCTATGGAAAGCATAGCCCGATGAATTAACGGCCTTAGCAAAGATTCCCTCTGCGGAGAGTTTTTCTACCAAGGCATCAATTGATTTCGCAGGACCAGAAATGGTGCAGTTATCAACACTATTGTGGCAGACGGGGAAACAATCAGATGGCATGCGTTTGTGGGCCTCTTCCCATTCCAGTCCAATGGCTGCCATTTTACCAGCTGTCAATTTTGTCTCACCAATACTCTTGCCTCGCCAATAAGCTGCCAACACAGTTTGTTCTGGAGTGAAACAGCCGTCAGCATAAGCACAGCCCAACTCGCCGACAGAGTGACCTATAATGCCATCAGGTTTGATGCCCAAAGATGTAAGAAGATCAGTCAAACCAACTTGCATGGCGGCAATTGAGATGAAGGAGttcgaaatgttgtcaaaactcttGTCCGTCGACTTGGTCAAAACATCAATTAGATCAACACCCTCGGGTCTCAGGGCTTCAGCACAGCGATGCACGGATTGTGCGAAAACTTCGAATTGCATTAAATCTTTAGCCATACTTGCCCACTGGCTACCCATGCCAGAATAAATATACCAGATGGGGCGTTTCTCGTCAGAAAACTCCATAACCTCACGTTGCATTGAACCCTTATTATCCATGACACAATAACCACGATAGTAATGCAAAGGAATATTCTTGGAATAAATGTCATTGATGAGAGCCAAGTATTCATCATCATCACGGTGAGCGGTGGCATCTTCAAGAAGATCTTGTACAGCATCGAATGTACGTCCCGAACATACGACCATTTTTGGTGGTCCCACAGTAGGAGTAATAGCTTTTGGTTTGGGATTCGATTTAAGAATTACGTGGGCATTTGCACCGCCGAAACCAAAGGAGTTGATGCCAACAATACCGCCTTCCCAAGGCATATTTTTGTCTACCACCTTTAAGCGTCCATCCATAAGGCCATATAGATCAGGATTCGGATTTTTGTAGTGTAGATTAGCGGGAATTTGACCTGCTTCCATAGCAATCAAAACCTTTGCAATGGAACAAACGCCAGATGCGGGCTCAGAGTGGCCCATGTTTGATTTCACAGAGCCAATTAGTAAGGGAGTTTTACGATTTTTACAGAAGAAGTCTGTGATGgaattcacttcttgaggatcaCCAACTTTAGTGCCGGTACCGTGAGCTTCAACATACGACACCTCATGGGGGTTCAAGTTAATCTCTTCATAAGTTTCACGAATCAAACGATTTTGCATAGCACCAATTGGGTAGGTAATACCTTGTTCCTTATAACCATCGGTATTGGTACGAACATTCAAGACAGTGGCATATACACGCTTTGCACAATCTGTTTTCTGTAAGAAAATCACAACGCAGCCATCCGAACGAACATATCCATTGCCAGACTCGTCAAAGGCTTTGCACATACCATCGGGGCTCAACATGTTCAAGCGTTTGAATTGCAAAGACATAGTGGGCTTGAGAAGTACACCCAGACCGGCTACTACAGCAGAGTCACACTTTCCAGCGCGCATATCGGAGAAAGCCTGCTCCAAAGCATACAATGAACTGGAGCATGCTGTATCAACACTGTAACTGGGACCCTTAAAATCGAATGTGAATGAAACACGATTGGGGAACATAGCTCTGGCACATCCGGTGAGACCATAGCCATTAACACGTTCTGGGTCGGCCATCCAGTATTGTTCAGTTTCGGAAGAAGACACACCAACATAGACACCAGTGCGAGAGCCTCGAATTTCGGAAGGATTGACACCAGCATCAATTATTGCCTCGTAAGTACATTCCAATAACATGCGCATTTGAGGATCCATACATTCGGCTTGTTTTTGATGCACACTGAAGAATTGCTGATCGAAATGTTCCAAATCGTCATCTTTAATTTTACCCAAACGTTCAGGTAAGCCATATAGACCCTTTTCCCAACGTCTAGGATCATCATTCACCATATCAACACCTTCGAAGAGATTACGCTTGAACTCCTCAATGTTTGAGCTTTCAGGCAAACGGCCAGAGAAACCAGTTATAGCGATATCACTACTGGTGGGCAAACCACCATTGGTATGGCGGCTAGCATAATGTCCATTCATGGGAACATTACGATCAGTTGTGTCATTAATGACATCGTCGGCAAAACGGGCGGGCATGTTGTTGCTTTCTTGATTAGCGTTAGATGTGGATGTGGTGCTGAGAGGTCGTGCTTGTGCTATGGTGGATGTGGATGAAAATGATTCTTTAACCACTACTATCTGATCCAATTCGCCGTCGTGATgctgtttgttgttttgatcctgTAGTAAAACAGTATTaagctgttgctgctgctgttgttgttgtttattacGTCTCTTTTTCCGACGATTTGAGGATTTCCCAGACTTTTGTAATTGTGGTGATGAATTGTGATtggatttatttgttttattgatgTTATTATGTCCTGTTTGATGTACACTTTGTAGAGAATTAATGGTGTTCTCGGTTTTCAACAGTT encodes:
- the FASN1 gene encoding fatty acid synthase 1, encoding MPARFADDVINDTTDRNVPMNGHYASRHTNGGLPTSSDIAITGFSGRLPESSNIEEFKRNLFEGVDMVNDDPRRWEKGLYGLPERLGKIKDDDLEHFDQQFFSVHQKQAECMDPQMRMLLECTYEAIIDAGVNPSEIRGSRTGVYVGVSSSETEQYWMADPERVNGYGLTGCARAMFPNRVSFTFDFKGPSYSVDTACSSSLYALEQAFSDMRAGKCDSAVVAGLGVLLKPTMSLQFKRLNMLSPDGMCKAFDESGNGYVRSDGCVVIFLQKTDCAKRVYATVLNVRTNTDGYKEQGITYPIGAMQNRLIRETYEEINLNPHEVSYVEAHGTGTKVGDPQEVNSITDFFCKNRKTPLLIGSVKSNMGHSEPASGVCSIAKVLIAMEAGQIPANLHYKNPNPDLYGLMDGRLKVVDKNMPWEGGIVGINSFGFGGANAHVILKSNPKPKAITPTVGPPKMVVCSGRTFDAVQDLLEDATAHRDDDEYLALINDIYSKNIPLHYYRGYCVMDNKGSMQREVMEFSDEKRPIWYIYSGMGSQWASMAKDLMQFEVFAQSVHRCAEALRPEGVDLIDVLTKSTDKSFDNISNSFISIAAMQVGLTDLLTSLGIKPDGIIGHSVGELGCAYADGCFTPEQTVLAAYWRGKSIGETKLTAGKMAAIGLEWEEAHKRMPSDCFPVCHNSVDNCTISGPAKSIDALVEKLSAEGIFAKAVNSSGYAFHSKYIAEAGPKLRKSLEKIIPNAKNRTPRWISTSIPESAWNTPVAKQSSAAYHVNNLLSPVLFYEGLQHIPKNAIAIEVAPTGLLQAILKRVLGSEATNISLVKRGHENNVEFLLMNIGKLYAGGAQPQILTLFKPISYPVGRGTPMLNSKVGWDHSQRWMVPKYGKETSSGETLIEIDLSNEEDAYLAGHTIDGRILFPATGYMTLAWKTFAKMKGMEFEKCPVIMENVVFHRATILNKEGVVKFGINFFDGTGNFEICEGGTLTVSGKISLPENIQQEELPLDPLTANTQVKELSTNDVYKELRLRGYDYSGIFRGIVKSDTTSSAGNLQWIGNWVSFMDTMLQFSILSKDLRELYLPTRIEKAVLNPLKHLEEMAKMSTEEQAQKGVPVYMYNDITVIKSGGVEMRGLKASLAQKRPASQNPPTLERYTFVPYHNTSELHENSDKARLHALSVALHMVIENSQGAIKIKGVELDNGRNPDVLMAAKLLQIIEAEPTITADVAVVTANGNEDTITATLGSDSGVRIVSKNILEEPVEQNCHFLYALDVLSRPDTMILENGLNTIKENGFMIFEETLASYEKSGRKLLKQFGLIVVNEQVIGGSRVLVMARKEVDVKQRDAFVIQVTENNFDWLERLKEALAKAAEIERYVYIVCQGEELFGAVGFMNCIKNENGGKLARMIFIQDTNAEKFSLSNSFYAQQLGKDLIHNVLKGGVWGSFRHLKLETDVATLQVEHAYVNALVKGDLASLKWIEAPQMNPSALDDSMDLCSVYYAPVNFRDVMLSSGKLSADALPGDLAQQDCVLGLEFSGRDSKGRRIMAMVPAKSLATTCVASKNMMWEIPPNWSMEEASTVPCVYATVYYALVVRGKMKKGEKVLIHAGSGGVGQAAISIALHHGLTVFTTVGSVEKREFLKKRFPQLKDSHIGNSRDCSFEQMIMRQTQGKGVDLVLNSLAEEKLQASVRCLGLNGRFLEIGKFDLSNNSPLGMSVFLKNTSFHGILLDSVMEGEEEMQNQVVSLVAEGIKSGAVRPLPTSVFNDKQVEQAFRFMASGKHIGKVVIKVKDEEEGRKVLKPTPRLVNAIPRTYMHPEKSYIIVGGLGGFGLELTNWLVSRGAKYIVLTSRSGVKTGYQALMIRRWQERGVKVSIDTSDVTTAKGCQQLLENANKLALVGGIFNLAAVLRDGLMEDQTVKDYQTVCESKVQGTKFLDQYSRTLCSELDYFICFSSVSCGRGNIGQTNYGLANSAMERICEMRQVSGFPGLSIQWGAIGDTGLVIENLGDNDTVIGGTLPQRMASCLQTIDLFLQQPHPVLASMVVAEKRKSDQSGGVSLVACVANILGLRDTKNVQDATSLADLGMDSLMGAEIKQTLERNFDIIMSAQEIRQLSFGQLKELSGGAEAAGAETTRPASPVRRSPSPTAAFGDGTQVVFSTELMPTLPIVRLPSAAPMDSKKSPLFFISPIEGFADALKQLAARIDCPVYGLQCTADANLDSIDSLASFYLKHVRSVQPKGPYAIAGYSFGALVAYVMVLQLEKAKDEAKLVMLDGAPKYVNWYTTTFKQRLNTSEDQNEAYGLAYFGMVVANIDYSVVSKILLTVPSWEGKVAKCAEIVSAEINQPADLVKQAATSFYKKLLAADKYVPTTKVSCNVSLVKPTENYAKLEEDYGLNEVCKKTVNVLTVEGNHRTFLVEEKSLSKIETIIHSIIH